One Leptospira wolbachii serovar Codice str. CDC genomic region harbors:
- a CDS encoding MBL fold metallo-hydrolase, whose product MKVTVPKRIPDMEDIGDGVFKIVLPQPFYAPNNIYLYHGNDGLTLIDSGYIESIPMLQASLKTKGFSFKDIRHIIYTHNHLDHISSSLVLKSYAKNVTYYGYRSMADGVGNYLESMMLFEEATEDLFHKAFGDKEELNRILEESRKGWRQFFSKFSETKKGDPVLRIDVAIDHNDSLELGGRLFRFLHTPGHNLYHITPVDPSTGIYFSGDLIIANLTAIYSEMDGSLGDYYFTLSKLLEEPIKRMLPAHGSEIEDPKKTITLVKKTLSILEKGVLRRLREGESDLKVLMEAAIGKKVHNGGHLPTALGLVYSIIQKLVLEGQIRIEKRENGYEVFHIVN is encoded by the coding sequence ATGAAAGTTACCGTCCCCAAAAGAATTCCGGACATGGAAGACATCGGGGACGGTGTCTTCAAAATTGTCCTCCCCCAACCATTCTACGCTCCTAACAACATTTATTTGTATCATGGAAACGATGGGCTTACCCTCATTGATTCGGGTTATATTGAATCCATTCCTATGTTACAAGCTTCCCTTAAAACAAAGGGATTCTCCTTCAAAGACATCCGCCATATCATTTATACACATAACCACTTAGATCATATCTCTTCTTCTTTAGTGCTTAAGTCCTACGCAAAAAATGTGACCTACTACGGGTATCGTTCGATGGCAGATGGAGTGGGTAATTATTTGGAATCGATGATGCTTTTTGAAGAAGCAACAGAAGATCTATTCCACAAGGCCTTCGGTGATAAAGAAGAACTAAATCGGATTTTGGAAGAATCACGTAAAGGTTGGCGCCAGTTTTTTAGTAAATTTAGTGAAACCAAAAAAGGGGATCCTGTTTTACGGATTGATGTAGCCATTGATCATAACGACAGTTTAGAGTTAGGCGGACGATTGTTTCGTTTTTTGCACACTCCTGGACACAACTTGTATCATATCACTCCTGTGGATCCATCTACGGGTATTTATTTTTCTGGAGATCTCATCATAGCGAACTTGACAGCCATATATTCCGAAATGGATGGAAGTTTGGGAGATTATTATTTTACTCTATCAAAACTTTTGGAAGAACCCATCAAACGTATGTTACCTGCTCATGGGAGTGAAATTGAAGATCCTAAAAAAACAATCACTCTTGTGAAAAAAACACTGAGTATATTGGAAAAAGGAGTCCTTCGTCGGCTTAGGGAAGGGGAATCCGATCTAAAAGTCCTAATGGAAGCAGCCATTGGAAAAAAAGTGCATAATGGTGGCCACTTACCTACAGCACTCGGGCTTGTGTATAGTATCATCCAAAAACTAGTGTTGGAAGGACAAATTCGTATCGAAAAACGCGAGAATGGATATGAAGTCTTTCATATTGTAAACTAA
- a CDS encoding MaoC family dehydratase, whose product MAEKPMSPFGELAPSTPASLSDIKKNIYGRYLEEFNVGDIYVHPRQFTVDRSFAQEFATVFMDANPLYLSAEYAKAHGFADLLVHPLMVFNLALSIGVQNNSEKALANLGYYNAQFLLPVYPGDTLSSRTKILAVDDKGPDKPGIVHVRTLCLNQKNEVVLQYERKIMIYQSNGKPKGNPKPGDASAYFPESKTPALKLPNLKFPKEMKDVTWGHTYFENFKPGQIYVHQNGRTITDEHVQWTFRVGNTHPLHYDKLYSAGISGPMGGEPVVYGGLVFGWLAGMASRDISENAIWELGFTEGYHTQPAFSGDTVTCISRILTTEDKGTEYGIPAGEVQIQFIGLKNIKANDALDKFGADLFLKENDKKKLGKEKIPEKIFEIERRLIIKKQP is encoded by the coding sequence ATGGCCGAAAAACCTATGTCCCCCTTTGGTGAGTTAGCTCCCAGCACACCAGCTTCTCTCTCTGATATCAAAAAGAACATTTACGGACGATACCTAGAAGAATTTAATGTAGGTGATATCTACGTCCACCCGCGCCAATTCACAGTCGACAGAAGTTTTGCTCAAGAATTTGCGACTGTGTTTATGGATGCAAACCCATTGTATCTTTCTGCGGAATATGCAAAGGCACATGGATTTGCTGACTTACTCGTTCACCCACTTATGGTTTTCAATTTGGCACTTTCGATAGGTGTTCAAAATAACAGTGAGAAGGCGCTTGCTAACCTCGGTTATTATAACGCACAATTTTTATTACCAGTATATCCGGGAGACACTCTCTCTTCTCGTACAAAAATTTTAGCAGTCGATGACAAAGGCCCAGACAAACCGGGGATCGTTCATGTAAGAACTCTTTGTCTCAACCAAAAAAATGAAGTGGTTTTACAATACGAACGTAAAATCATGATTTACCAATCTAATGGAAAACCGAAAGGAAATCCAAAACCGGGCGATGCGTCTGCCTATTTTCCAGAGTCAAAAACTCCAGCACTCAAACTTCCAAACCTCAAATTTCCAAAAGAAATGAAAGATGTCACTTGGGGACATACATACTTTGAGAATTTCAAACCAGGTCAAATTTATGTTCACCAAAATGGAAGAACCATTACAGATGAACATGTTCAGTGGACTTTCCGTGTAGGAAATACTCATCCACTTCATTATGATAAATTGTATTCCGCAGGAATTTCCGGCCCTATGGGTGGAGAACCAGTGGTATACGGTGGACTCGTATTTGGTTGGTTAGCTGGTATGGCATCACGTGATATTTCAGAAAATGCAATTTGGGAACTTGGTTTCACAGAAGGATACCATACACAACCTGCTTTCTCTGGTGATACAGTAACTTGTATTTCTAGGATTCTTACTACGGAAGACAAAGGAACTGAGTATGGAATCCCTGCGGGAGAAGTACAAATCCAGTTCATTGGTTTAAAAAATATCAAAGCAAATGACGCTCTGGATAAATTCGGTGCTGATCTTTTCCTGAAAGAAAATGATAAAAAGAAATTGGGAAAAGAAAAGATCCCTGAGAAAATCTTCGAAATTGAAAGAAGATTGATCATCAAAAAACAACCATAA
- a CDS encoding DUF2079 domain-containing protein, with product MVFLFFLFSLVSPFLFISPKHFHAPFQKGVFLFLILIAITSFWKERKSKDKSLVLGVLSEKQNKALPYLLCISCVVFLLSSTYHAFHLTKAIADVYLFQDADYIGLSDILLSVSKGEGFASAYYSESGEGSYLPHHFAPGMVFLSPFVSLIPNRWGLAVGVFFIYQLGTILWLLWAYRITKINPKEFGFKFLVFWVLITNQLYLYRLGSSFHFEVLVLPFGLFFFFVWENRIKIQSSRSHFPWIYYSISLSLMLYLIQKEDIGIYLLLFFLPMLIGYFYEYVKSNKETNSSQKDKLIYQNYKFPPVILVFTVTIIWLSFVFIIYPMFGDLQNSNPWTKVLRQEYHSAFKQVTGFQKSFQIFLELIVSGGLGIFQMIPEVLGIGLIYVTHIFSTRPWHHEVYTYYSYSLIPFVLYTGILWIQSAKKTSTSFAFLILACLFWKNSLDPNFPLDTNIKSPWEHPTIEKEVQSDWKEINPILLSHHQERISLDLKKTENSSQTINPPETMNARDKREGIFVFSQYNLSFFVSDKTKTYPLEQIKNSESICKMSNICYAVLAPEFTDEILWPKSRILAYRKELEDQKRQMIWKGKQIEVWEW from the coding sequence GTGGTTTTTCTATTTTTTTTATTCAGCTTAGTTTCTCCTTTTCTTTTTATTTCTCCTAAACACTTTCATGCCCCCTTCCAAAAGGGGGTATTTCTTTTTTTAATCCTAATTGCGATTACGAGTTTTTGGAAAGAAAGGAAGTCCAAAGATAAATCATTAGTTCTAGGAGTATTATCAGAAAAACAAAACAAAGCCCTTCCCTATTTACTTTGTATTAGTTGTGTTGTATTTTTATTGAGTAGCACATACCATGCATTCCACCTAACAAAAGCTATTGCTGATGTCTATTTGTTTCAAGATGCGGACTATATTGGTTTATCGGATATTCTCCTTTCTGTTTCGAAAGGAGAAGGTTTTGCAAGCGCCTATTATTCGGAATCAGGAGAAGGGAGTTACCTTCCCCATCACTTTGCTCCGGGAATGGTTTTTTTATCACCCTTTGTCAGTCTGATTCCAAACCGATGGGGTCTGGCCGTTGGTGTATTTTTTATTTACCAATTGGGAACCATTCTTTGGCTGTTGTGGGCTTATCGAATTACAAAAATAAATCCCAAAGAATTCGGCTTCAAATTTTTGGTTTTTTGGGTTCTTATTACCAACCAACTATATCTTTATCGACTTGGATCCAGTTTTCATTTTGAAGTTCTTGTTCTTCCCTTTGGACTTTTCTTCTTTTTTGTTTGGGAAAATAGGATAAAGATTCAGAGCTCTCGTTCTCATTTTCCCTGGATCTATTATAGTATATCCTTATCGCTTATGCTCTATCTAATCCAAAAGGAAGATATTGGAATCTATCTTCTTTTATTTTTCCTACCTATGTTAATCGGTTATTTTTACGAGTATGTAAAATCAAATAAAGAAACTAACTCATCGCAAAAAGACAAACTAATTTACCAGAATTACAAATTCCCGCCCGTTATATTAGTCTTCACAGTTACAATTATATGGCTAAGTTTCGTTTTTATCATATATCCAATGTTTGGTGATTTACAAAACTCCAATCCCTGGACAAAAGTATTAAGACAGGAATACCATTCTGCATTCAAACAAGTTACGGGATTTCAAAAATCATTCCAAATTTTCCTAGAGCTCATAGTCAGTGGGGGCCTCGGAATTTTCCAGATGATACCAGAAGTTTTAGGCATCGGACTCATATACGTTACACATATATTTTCCACTAGGCCCTGGCACCATGAGGTTTATACGTATTACAGTTATTCGCTTATTCCTTTTGTCCTCTACACTGGAATTTTATGGATTCAATCAGCAAAAAAAACTTCTACTTCATTTGCATTCTTGATTCTCGCTTGCCTATTCTGGAAAAACTCACTCGATCCAAATTTTCCTTTGGATACAAATATCAAAAGTCCTTGGGAACACCCTACGATCGAAAAGGAAGTCCAATCAGACTGGAAGGAAATCAATCCTATCCTTCTTTCCCATCATCAAGAGCGAATTTCTTTAGATCTAAAAAAAACAGAAAACTCTTCACAAACAATAAACCCTCCTGAAACTATGAATGCCAGGGACAAACGGGAAGGAATTTTTGTATTCTCGCAGTACAACTTATCATTTTTTGTCTCAGACAAAACAAAAACCTATCCGCTAGAACAAATTAAAAACTCCGAATCGATTTGTAAGATGTCAAATATTTGTTATGCGGTATTGGCACCGGAATTTACCGATGAAATCTTATGGCCTAAATCTAGAATTTTGGCATATAGAAAAGAATTAGAAGACCAAAAAAGGCAAATGATTTGGAAAGGAAAACAAATCGAAGTTTGGGAATGGTAA
- the ilvB gene encoding biosynthetic-type acetolactate synthase large subunit codes for MREQITVSQYIISFLESKGIQWIPGVPGGTILPLYESLAASNIEHVLARHEQGAGFMAQGRARSTGEVSAVFVSSGPGVSNLITAVADAQRDSIPLLVFSGQVPLALTGTDAFQELPTASIVSPLVKKVYKIEEPNQIIEILEEAYELSGSGKMGPVWIDLPKDIQTQRIEISNDHLAIKLQQSERSLANKESEENTTYESLDLFLQEFKSLLESSQFPLLYLGGGAKKEFLRLREFVSRFQIPAVTTLMGLGILGKDDPMNLGMMGMHGTIVANEALGVCDLLIAIGVRFDDRATGAIQKFCNQAKIIHIDIDAREIGKNKSANLSLHKDISEVLPFLIEEDFCIQNSNALEQIDVWRQIPEQHPMKNILLDFASAMPGGDHYILTDVGQHQMWVAQYFPFITPKSWITSGGQGTMGFGLPTAIGVALSNKEAQVFCFSGDGSIMMNLQELSTLKEQNLNVKVILVNNEHLGLVKQQQDLFYGSKHSGSKFHFHPDFSLLCQSFGIGYSEWDWSLGTAELQRFLEKKGPAMIEVRIPSSWGVYPFVPGGKSNQEYVLEKVTM; via the coding sequence ATGCGGGAACAAATTACCGTTAGTCAATATATCATAAGTTTTTTAGAATCAAAAGGAATCCAGTGGATACCGGGTGTCCCAGGTGGAACTATCTTGCCATTATACGAAAGTTTGGCTGCGTCTAACATTGAACATGTGTTAGCGAGACACGAACAAGGCGCAGGATTCATGGCACAAGGGAGAGCAAGAAGTACAGGCGAGGTAAGTGCTGTATTTGTTTCTTCGGGGCCAGGTGTTTCCAATCTTATCACAGCGGTTGCCGATGCCCAAAGAGATTCAATCCCTCTATTGGTATTTTCTGGACAAGTTCCCTTGGCCTTAACTGGAACAGATGCTTTCCAAGAACTACCCACAGCAAGTATCGTATCTCCTCTTGTTAAAAAAGTTTATAAGATTGAAGAACCAAACCAAATCATTGAAATTCTAGAGGAAGCTTACGAATTGTCTGGTTCTGGAAAAATGGGCCCTGTGTGGATCGACCTACCGAAAGATATCCAAACCCAAAGGATTGAGATCTCGAATGATCATCTTGCGATAAAGTTGCAGCAGAGTGAACGATCACTTGCGAACAAGGAATCAGAAGAAAATACTACCTATGAAAGTTTGGATTTGTTTTTACAAGAATTTAAATCACTGCTTGAAAGTTCTCAGTTCCCCTTACTTTATTTAGGTGGTGGAGCTAAAAAAGAATTTTTGCGATTACGAGAATTTGTTTCACGGTTTCAAATTCCTGCAGTAACCACTCTAATGGGTTTAGGTATTTTGGGAAAAGATGATCCTATGAATTTAGGGATGATGGGTATGCACGGAACAATAGTTGCCAATGAAGCACTTGGTGTTTGTGATCTTCTCATCGCCATTGGTGTTCGTTTTGATGATCGTGCAACCGGTGCCATCCAAAAGTTTTGTAACCAAGCAAAGATCATTCATATTGATATTGATGCTCGTGAAATTGGCAAAAATAAATCAGCCAATTTAAGTTTACACAAAGATATCTCTGAGGTTCTTCCCTTTCTGATCGAAGAAGATTTTTGCATTCAAAACTCAAACGCATTGGAACAAATTGATGTATGGAGGCAGATTCCAGAACAACATCCGATGAAAAATATACTTTTGGATTTTGCTTCTGCAATGCCCGGCGGAGATCACTATATTCTTACGGATGTAGGCCAACACCAGATGTGGGTAGCACAGTACTTTCCCTTCATAACACCTAAGTCTTGGATCACTTCTGGGGGACAAGGGACAATGGGATTTGGCCTTCCTACCGCTATCGGTGTGGCGTTAAGCAACAAAGAGGCACAAGTGTTTTGTTTTTCGGGTGATGGTTCGATCATGATGAACTTACAAGAGTTATCCACTCTAAAGGAACAGAATCTCAATGTAAAGGTGATCCTCGTCAATAACGAACATTTGGGTTTAGTGAAACAACAACAGGATTTGTTTTACGGAAGTAAACATTCTGGTTCTAAATTTCATTTTCATCCCGACTTTTCGTTGTTATGCCAATCGTTTGGGATCGGATATTCGGAATGGGATTGGAGTTTAGGGACTGCGGAACTGCAAAGGTTTTTGGAAAAAAAAGGACCTGCAATGATTGAAGTGAGGATCCCTTCCAGTTGGGGAGTGTATCCCTTTGTTCCAGGGGGAAAGTCGAATCAGGAATATGTTTTAGAGAAGGTTACAATGTAA
- a CDS encoding AtpZ/AtpI family protein gives MTGESGKPSDKKPEKSPMAMAGAGFEFVSSIALFVVGGYYLDEYLKTEPLWLLIGFFFGFFLAFYSLIKRAKENE, from the coding sequence ATGACAGGAGAATCTGGGAAACCATCTGACAAAAAACCGGAGAAGTCGCCTATGGCGATGGCTGGTGCCGGTTTTGAATTTGTATCTTCCATCGCACTCTTTGTGGTGGGAGGATACTACCTGGATGAATATTTAAAAACCGAACCTCTCTGGCTTCTCATTGGTTTTTTCTTTGGATTTTTTTTAGCTTTTTATTCGCTGATCAAGCGGGCCAAAGAAAACGAATAG
- the lepB gene encoding signal peptidase I, with amino-acid sequence MGIFSSIFQSKPKQESKELPKEGAAASGISFGIIVVLVFAFKSSILDANNIPSGSMIPTLKIGDFLFVNKMRYSFRMPFTEKELFRIDDPKRGDIVTFIPPATALAQEESRTGIFAKRFVKRVVGLPGDTIRITRKYIDTKDRGRVHFALIEYKEVGATDFQSYSPKEVPIGKELSDLDNLEATQRALFKEVKPGFEHFILEGFEDDRRAHIFEYCDFLHGCVIPEGQYMVMGDNRDDSHDSRAWGFVKREDILGKALIIYFSIDWKDSTCEYKDGQELAEKGPEIAERYEGDALDNRCHYSEIFSSHNARYRDDESRFGWIERTLRYRLWRLGVRWDRIGRILQ; translated from the coding sequence ATGGGAATATTCTCCTCTATCTTCCAATCCAAACCAAAACAAGAATCTAAGGAATTACCAAAAGAGGGAGCCGCCGCTTCTGGAATTTCCTTCGGGATCATTGTAGTTCTCGTTTTTGCCTTCAAATCATCTATATTAGATGCTAATAATATTCCCTCAGGTTCTATGATTCCCACACTCAAAATTGGGGACTTTTTATTTGTAAATAAAATGCGTTACTCTTTCCGTATGCCATTTACAGAAAAAGAACTCTTTCGAATTGATGATCCAAAACGGGGAGATATTGTAACCTTTATCCCGCCGGCTACGGCCCTTGCCCAAGAAGAATCGAGAACAGGAATTTTTGCCAAACGATTTGTAAAACGAGTTGTGGGACTTCCTGGAGATACAATCCGGATTACAAGAAAGTATATTGATACAAAAGATAGAGGAAGAGTACACTTTGCACTCATTGAGTATAAAGAAGTAGGGGCAACCGATTTCCAATCCTACTCCCCAAAAGAAGTGCCCATTGGAAAAGAACTTTCTGATTTGGATAACTTAGAAGCCACACAAAGAGCCCTCTTTAAAGAAGTAAAACCTGGTTTCGAACATTTTATTCTAGAGGGTTTTGAAGATGATCGTCGTGCTCATATCTTTGAATATTGCGACTTCTTACATGGTTGTGTGATCCCGGAAGGTCAATATATGGTGATGGGAGACAATCGTGATGACTCTCACGATTCGCGGGCCTGGGGATTTGTCAAACGGGAAGATATTTTAGGTAAGGCACTCATCATTTATTTTTCTATTGATTGGAAGGATTCCACTTGTGAATACAAGGATGGCCAGGAGTTGGCTGAAAAGGGGCCAGAAATCGCCGAACGATATGAAGGTGATGCTCTTGACAATCGATGCCACTATTCGGAAATCTTTTCTTCACATAATGCTCGCTATCGTGATGATGAATCTAGGTTTGGATGGATTGAGAGAACCTTGCGGTATCGTTTGTGGAGACTTGGTGTTCGGTGGGACCGAATCGGTCGCATCCTCCAATGA